ATGCTTGTGAAACAAAAACCAATATCAATAACACAGAAAAAGCACGCCCTCGCCGAGCGTCTTGAGAGTGTAAAAGAGTATTGTTTTTAATTCTCAACCTAATTTCCTCGCTCTTCAAGCAACCCCAGCGAAGGTCAACCATAGGGTACCTCCGCCAGGGTGTGCCATTGGATGTATATTATTTTATCAACATCATTTTTTGGGTTGACTGGTAGCCTCCGGTTTTAAAAACGACAAAATACAAACCGGATTCCAGGGTGCTGGCATTCCAGGTCAATTCATGCTGCCCTCTGGACTGTTCACCCCGGTACAGGTTTTCAACCACCCGCCCCTGTATGTTGTACACCACCACTGAAACAAGCGATTCCCTGGCCAACTCATAGCGTAAACTGGTACTGGGATTGAAGGGATTTGGGAAGCAGGATAATAGTGAGGTTTCAGTGATCAAGGGTTCAGGACTCTGCTCAATATCCGCATGGTAGACCACGAACCCACCTTCCGTCACTTCACGATCCAGATCACTAAGAGTAAAGTGTTCTCGGAAGGTCAGTCCAGAAGCTGCATTGGTCTCAGGATTCCCAGACCCTTTGGCTAACCCTGCATCCCTCACAACCTGAAAGCTGACCTCATCCAGGGATTGTTCCCCGTTGTAAGCTTGTATATAGACAGGGAATTCTGTTACCCTCTGTGCACCGATACAGTCATCACCGATAAAAATGCCAATTTCGGTTACGGATTCAGGATCCTCAATCGTATCAATTGCCAGAGCTGAATAGTCATTTAACTCCTGGACCTCAAAGGAACCACCGGCCAGAGCCAGTTCACCTCCAGGAGGAGTACCACCACCGGTGTTGTAGGTCATAAAGATTGAAGCACCGGGACTTAAGTTGAGCATATACATCTCACCGTAGTCAAGGGTCCGACAGGGACCTATGGGGGAGGAACAGCTACTGTAGATCCATTTAGTTCCCTTCTTAAACATATACCAGTCCTGGGCTTTAAGTGATACCAGGCGATCCAGCACATTGGCTGGCAGAGCATCCAAAGGTTCCTGACTTTCCTGAATAAAGTAGGGGACCCAGTTCTCACCCTGATCAAGAGTTATCTGAGTGTCTGAAGCCACCCTTGTACCCACGGCCTGGAGGTTGTAGTAGTCTGCCTCTTCTGACATGAGAAGTTGATAACCTTCAATACTAGTTAAATCGATGTTAGGATCCCATCCGGTTCCTTCACTATACAATGTGAAGCCATCACTATAATCAACCCTTTGAGCATTGGGTGAAACAGTTTCCAATACAGTTGTTATAGAAGTATTATCAACCTCCAGTACAGGGAAACCCACCCAGTTCCAGCTACTGCTTAACTTCTTAACTTCTACTGTGGCAGCAATAAGATTAAAATCCGGAAATACTACAGCATTCCCTGTTCGAGGTAGATAGACCAGATCTCGGTTATCTAATTCTGTCCAGAATGCGGAGTGACCCAATTCCTGACTTGACACGGCATTAAAGCCCAGATGAGAGATACTAGAATAATATAAAGTGTGTTCATAATTCTCATTGTATGGGCTTGAGTCTGGATATATAGCCCTACGAAAAGCCCAGATAGCCATTCCATCGCTAAAGGTGAAGTTCAAATGGCTATCATTAGTGATATAATG
This window of the Candidatus Neomarinimicrobiota bacterium genome carries:
- a CDS encoding T9SS type A sorting domain-containing protein; amino-acid sequence: MMKPISKIMTLIILFSGLMQSNVFASRLFSMQANAGEVLTAGTIGTRFQSFGDEFQAQGHYHPTGWAMLAYQNERFSPENNLGMVYRGNGNAWDDPVQEDDYDFAQSEIMAAENITTVMSHLRKASSGCGSGANEDYPDNPHPWVWYEPGIAYTFAHNGTIDEDEKAELRDLIGTTWIAAHGGLQTFDEAGCGGDWLTPEGFEHVIDSELYFFWLMQSILDEDGDVLQGLKNALTDPDFHYITNDSHLNFTFSDGMAIWAFRRAIYPDSSPYNENYEHTLYYSSISHLGFNAVSSQELGHSAFWTELDNRDLVYLPRTGNAVVFPDFNLIAATVEVKKLSSSWNWVGFPVLEVDNTSITTVLETVSPNAQRVDYSDGFTLYSEGTGWDPNIDLTSIEGYQLLMSEEADYYNLQAVGTRVASDTQITLDQGENWVPYFIQESQEPLDALPANVLDRLVSLKAQDWYMFKKGTKWIYSSCSSPIGPCRTLDYGEMYMLNLSPGASIFMTYNTGGGTPPGGELALAGGSFEVQELNDYSALAIDTIEDPESVTEIGIFIGDDCIGAQRVTEFPVYIQAYNGEQSLDEVSFQVVRDAGLAKGSGNPETNAASGLTFREHFTLSDLDREVTEGGFVVYHADIEQSPEPLITETSLLSCFPNPFNPSTSLRYELARESLVSVVVYNIQGRVVENLYRGEQSRGQHELTWNASTLESGLYFVVFKTGGYQSTQKMMLIK